ATTTTAGTTTTATTTCCATTGGTATCTATAGCTAATGCCTCAAAATCAAATGGTATTCCATAGGATATTAATCCTTTATTTTTGCTTGCTAGTTTTTGCTTTAGTATATCAATATCCTTGGTGGGTTCTCTATTTATAAGAATATCCTTCGCATTAATTAGGATATTGCTACTAATAGCTCCTGCCGGTAAAACTATATCTCCACTAGGAGTTTTGATTTGAAGAGCAATGGCTTTTTCTTTTAGTTCTGCCATAATATCAGCCGGAATCATAACTTCTATAGTATCTTTTTTATCTATATTTTCTATATTAATAGTAATGGCTATATTCTCTTTTATGAGGGTTTCTATTTCTTTACTATTAATATCTTTGATACTATTTATAACTTTTTCCAAAGCTTTATTAGCATCTTCTATTGCCTTTTTCAAATCCTCTTTATCTGCTTTTACAACCTTTTTACCACCTTTTTCTTCTACCTTAGGTGTTAATTGTCCTACTTGATTTAAGATATTAGAAATATATTCTGCCTGCTTTTTATTTACCTTAACTTCCTTATCTAATATCTTATCTAGTATCTTATTGGCTTGTTCAGAAGTAACCTTATCTAAATCCTTAAGATCCTCTAAGTCTTTAACTTTGTCTACTATCTTATCCTTAGGTTTAGAAGGAGAGCCTCCACTAGAACCACCGGAGCTTCCCGAACCCCCGTCTCCTGGTTCTTCTGGTTTGCTAGGTTCTTCTTTCTTAATTTTACCTAGTATAAAGGTTCCCCCATCTTCCATAGAAGGGAGAGTTATAACCACTGTACCTTCTTCACCCACTGTATACTTTTTACCACCGTATGTTTCTTCTATTTCTTCCCCTTTAGCAAATGGTACTGATAATTCTAACCCTTTGGCATCTCCTAGATTTAATCCAACTAAAACAGATTCATTCTTGTGTTTTCTTTCAAATACAAGATATCCATCAGCATTGGAGCCTGCCAATTTTGTGCGGTTCCCTTTCGCAAATATATCTAAATATTTTTGTCTTGCACTAAATATCTTTCTGTAGTGAGATAGAACATCGTTGCCTTCTACTTCATCCCATGGCATATCATAACGGTTGTCATAATATGGATAGTTACTCTTCCCACCTAAACCTAATTCTTCACCGTAGTAAATAACCGGTTGCCCCTTAGATGTAGCCTGAAGGGAAGCCGCTATCTTAAGCTTATTCTTGTCATTTCCTACGCGGGTTAAAAATCCATCTTCATCATGACTTCCAAGGAATTGGCCGAACATATAATCATTGCCTATTACTTGGTTTCGATTTTCTAAATAGCTTTCTACTCCATCAATATTTCCATTTACGAAGTCTGCAGCCTTATATTTAAAATCAAAATCAAGTAAAGAATCCATCTTTCCATTACTTAGATGTCCTAAATCATTTCCGGGTGTTGCACCGTATGATTCACCTATCATTTTAAAGTCCGGTTTAACTTTGGTTAAGGCATTCTTAAATGCTACCAACATTTCATTTTGAACATGCTTTACAGTATCTACACGGAAATAATCTATGGTGTTTCCCTTAGAAGTTCTTGCGATTTCATCAACCCAAGCAACTTGCCAACTAATAACTTGATCCCTAACTTCTGGATCTTCTGTTATGAAGTCTGGAAGCCCTGATAATTCTCCTGTAATGTCATCTCCATCTACAGGGTTTTCTCTAAACATTCCCTTAAATCTATCCCTATCTTCATCTGTTGGATATCCGATGACACTATCTGAGTCCTCTTCAACTACCCTTAAACCATATCCTGCATGGTTGATAACTACGTCTACCATAATCTTAATGCCTTTTTCATTAGCTGCATCGATTAGATTATGGAATTCTTCTACAGTTCCCAAATGAGGATTAAGCCTTTCAAAATTGCTTGCCCAATATCCATGGTATCCATAGAAAGGAGTAATATGCGGATCTTGATAAAATCTTACATCATGTTTAATATTTTCTACTATAGGAGTAATCCAAATGGTATTAACCCCTAATTGTTTTAAGTAGTCTAATTTTTGTGTAACTCCCTTAAAGTCTCCTCCGTGATATGCACCAGGAGCATCTAAATCATAATCCCCTATACCATATGGATCATTATTGGATTTATCTCCATCATTGAATCTATCAGTTAGCATGAAGTAGATTACAGCCTCATCCCAATCAAAGTCTGCCTTTTTAGTTTTAGCTCTTGTTTTTACTTCCACATTTGTAGAAGTTCTATGAACTATTCCATATTCGTCTAATATTTCTATTGGAAGTGTTTTAACTCCTGCTGCAACCTTCTGCGAAACTGCAATCGTAACAGCATTTAACTCCGTAGGTATTTCCACCTTATTGCTTCCACCAATAGTACTTAAATCAACATGGATTTCTTTTGCCTTTACATCTTCACCGGTTTTTGTGTTTTTTATATCAAGAGTAAGTACAGCATTTTGATTATAATCAATAACCTTTGGTTCTACAGCCACCTTGATATCTAAGTCCAGCTTAACAATCTCAATAATTGACTTTCCAGTATCATCAGTGTTTTTAGGGTCACTTATTTCTATTGTTTCGCCATCTTTAATAATCCTAAATAGGTATTCATAAATACCTTCCTCGGCATTTTTAATGGTATATTTGAAATACTCATTTTGCTTATCATAGATCATTTCGTAAGCAATACCATTTATAACTACCTCTACCTTTTCAATGGTGTCTAACTTATCTTCTTTATAGAGCTCTTCATCCCTATAATAGAAGGTAATATCTCCATCCCTTAAGACTGGTCCACTTACATAAGGCACAACAAGTAATTCTTTTACCATGCTTCTAACTGTAACTTTTGTTATTACTTGCTCTGGATGAAGAGTAATATATCTATCGTCTTGGATATCTTGTTTAGCAGTATCCCAATCGGTTCCCTTTCTTACAATAAAACCTACACTAGTAACCCCTGGAGCTACTTTTATGGTTGTCTTAGCATAATCAGAATTTATTTCAGTGAAATCAACTTGATCTACATCTTCTGTACCTGTGCCCCATACCCACAGATTCCAGTCTTCATATTTTCCATCTTCTCTTACATATTTTAATTCAATAGCTCTTTGCTCATATTTTTTAACTACAATCTCTTTTTCTGCCTCTACATTTCCACTTTTTGCTGTGATGATTACTCTACCAGGTTTTACACCTAAAACCTTTCCTGTTGTATCTACTGTTGCAATGTTTGCATCAGAAGATGTCCATGTAATAGTAGGGCTTAGGATTTTCTGATTATACTGGTCAAATACTTCAGCTTTTAGTTGAATACTTGTGGTTTCGTATACTGCTTCTTGCCCTGTTAAAGTAATCTGCATCGGATTTAATTTTCCTACATTTACTTCTACAGTATCTTGAAGTTCTCCTGAAATTCCTGTAATAATTGCTTTTCCTTCTGATATCGCTTGGATTCTTCCATTTGTTACAGTTGCTACTGACTCATCAGAAGAAATCCAAGTGATATTTTGATTTTGCATTATTCTTCCTTTTTGGTCTTTTACAACTGCTGTTATGGTCTTTGTACTTCCAGCCTCCAAGCCTATTGCATCTTCTTCTATTTCAATGGTAGTCGCTACAGGTTCATAGTCATCAGCTATATCATATAGTACCATCATAGAAAGAGGTGCAACTTCAACTGCATTTCCATTAACGACTCCTATGGTTTCTACCCCTGCTGCTGTTTCATCAACAACTATATTCCATACAGAAGAGTCATTGGGGAGATTTACCACTTGTTTAGTTTTATTTGCATTGTAAATAACAACAATATTCTTCCATGGATCTCCATTGGCAAAGTTCTTTAATTTAAATACAATCACATTACCATTAGCATGGATAATTTGTAGATTATTGTTTATTGCTTCTTTCGTTGTCATCTTAAAGGCAGGATGATTTTTTCTAAGTTCTATTAATCCTTGATAATAATCAAATACTTTTTCATACTCTGTCTTTAGTTCCCAACGAATTTTATTAATTTCATCAGAACTTTTATAGCTGTTATGATCTCCATATTTACTTCTTAGCATTTCATCCCCTGCATGGATAAATGGAATCCCCTGGGATGTAAATACTATACCATTTGACAATAAGCTTCTTCTTACTGCCTCGTTCTCTAAAGGATTAGATTCAGTAATTATAGCATGGGGATTTGTGGTAGTTTCAGGTTTTAGGGCCTTATTCATATCCGCCATTACCTTATCCCAAATATTTAAGTTATCATGAGCTGCAACATAGTTAATGCTTTCTGTAGGAGCATTAGTAAAATCATCTATGGCACCTTTTATACCCTGTACCACCCTATCCTCTTGTCCAGTTGCCCCTGTTGCAAAACCTGGATCCTTGCCATTTCCATTCCCACTAGCTGAGCGAACGGCATTACGAAGATTATCATTAAACACCGCAAAGTTTTTATCCTTTTGACTTCCTTTTAGGGTTTGGAGTTCTGCTGCTAAAGGGCTACCTCCTGCTGTCCATGGTTCTCCATAAATTAAAAGGGTTGAATCTATCTCATTATGAAGTTCCGTTGTTATTTGTTCCATGGTATCTATATCGATAAGGCCCATAAGGTCAAATCTATATCCATCAACACCATATTCCTCCGACCAATATCTTACAGAGTCCTTGATAAACTTACGAACCATTGGCCTTTCGGAAGCAACTTCATTCCCACAACCGGAACCATTGGTAAATTTACCATAGTTATCTGTACGATAATAATAACCTGGGACTATCTTATCAAATGGACCTTCTTCGATTTCAAAGGTATGGTTGTATACTACGTCCATGATTACACGTATTCCATTATCATGAAGTGTTTGAACCATTTCTTTAAACTCTTTTACTCTAGCTTCTGGATTAGTTGGGTCTGTAGAATATGATCCTTCTGGTACATTGTAGTTTTGCGGATCGTATCCCCAGTTAAACTTTGGATTTTTAGAACTTTCATCATCAACTGTTAATTCATTAACTGTTTTAAAGTCATAAGCAGGAAGCAAATGAACATGGGTAACTCCTAGTTCTTTTAGATGGTCAACGCCTGTTTTTACCCCATTATATTTTGTTCCCGTTTCTGTAAATGCCTTAAACTTACCCTTATTAACCATTCCTGAATTTTCGCCAATGGAGAAGTCTCTTACATGAAGCTCATAAAGAACAGCATCGGTTGAATTAATCATGAATGGCTTATCCATTGGATCAAAACCACTAGGATTAGTTTTGTTTAAATCAATTACTGCTCCTCTTTGACCATTCGCTGAAACTGCCTTTGCATATGGATCTATCGCATAGTTAACAGTTCCATCTGCAAATTCAACTTTATACATGTAATATTTTGATTCTAAATCCTGAGGTATAGTAATCTCCCATACTCCAGCGGATACTTTTGTCATTTCTGTCTCGTCGCCATCGGTATGGTCCGTTACTATTCCTGCATTATTATAGGTACCCGCTTCATTATATAAAGCTACACTTACTTGTTTAGCTGTTGGTGCCCATACCTTAAAGGTAGATGTATTTCGATTATAAGATAATCCTAAATCATTTCCTTTATATACAAACTCGGAATCATTTAAAACATCTCTCATAGTAACCTTAGAAGAATTAAATCCTTCTATGAATATTTCATAAGCTTCAGTTACATCTATATCTTTTTTTGTTGTTACTTCAAATAATTTATCAGTTAATTTTTTCGTTGTTACGGGTATAGTATTTCCTTGGGAATCTTCTAGAGTAGCATTTATAGTATTTCCTTCGATTGCATGAGTGGTAGAACATACTATTTTTGTTTTAGAGTCTGCTAGGGCACTCATAACTCTCTTAGAAGTATCAGGTCGACTAGTATATACTGTTTTATCTCCCTGAACAATCCATACTTCTGTAGAATCCTCCCCTTTTGGTATTTCTATTTCCCTTTCTTCTTCTTGTGCCGTCCAATTTTCTCCTAATCTTGTGATTATGCTGATTTTAGGTTCTGTATATTTAACAATACCAACGGCAAAACCTTCTTCATCTAGTTCATTTTTAAATTTATATGCTTCCCCATTCTTACCTTCTGACCAAATCCACATATCCCAATCTAATGATTTATCATCATATCTAAAGTAGTGGATAGTATATGTATACATGTTTTCTAAAATAGTTATAGCTCTTTCAATCTTATATCCTTCATAGGTTCCAACAATGGTAATTTTTGTGTTTGGAGTTGCGTCTGTTCCAATTTTTAGCACATCACCTTCTATGGATACATTATTTATTGCTTCTTTTAATGTCCATACGGGAGATACCTTTTGTTTGTTTCCATCTTCATTTAGGAATTCTGCCTCTAAGGTAATTGTATCTCCTAAAGGTGCCTCGGAAGGAATAGAACTTGTAAGCCCTGGAACCACTAACATACTGTTACCATTTGACATGTTTGGATTTAAAGGATCAATGAAGTCATTTTTCCATTCTCCTGATACAGTATTAAACTTATATTCATAGATTCCCGGTGCAAGGGGAATAGTTTTTTCAAACATTCCTTCACCGTTCTTAGCCATAGGGATTCCTGTATTGTCCCATCCATTTAATGAGCCGACAATATACAACTCATCTCCATCATATTTTGCTTTAAAGGTTACAGTTCCATCTCCATTAACTTTCGGAGTTTCAATAAGTTCATCTGCTGTTGTAAAACTTAATTTTTCTTCATCATTAACATTACCTATTTCATCTTTAATGCTACCTTCTCCTACAGTAATTGTGTAAGAGGTCTTAACCTTAAGGAATTCTTTTAAAGAAATTCTAAGCGTATTATTGTTTACCATAGAAGTAGTAAATGGTACTTCTGGTGAAATAACAATTTTACCATCGTCCTCTACGGAAACATTTTTATTAAATTTAAAGTCTATTTGTTTTGTAGTTGGTAAAACATTAGTTTCTCCATCCTGTGGTGTTGAACTATTTAATTTAGGCTTTTCTGTTGGAAGTGGCTTTTGTGGGAGTGTATCAGTAACACTATCCTTACCATATCCTTTAGAAGCATCAAAATAAATACTGATATCCTTTGCTTCATCTGATGAATTTGTAAACTTTAGATTATTTAATCCATCACTAATTTTATAATCCCAATCACTGGCATTTTG
This genomic window from Candidatus Epulonipiscium sp. contains:
- the pulA gene encoding type I pullulanase is translated as MKVKGKSQKVISWILTLSMMVGLFVGIIPNKEAKASASSVSIAGDFNGWNPDANLLTTVSEGVWEGTIEIPEAKTYGYKGVVDGKDWHGFKIVDAGGNSTFDTTTENQNVKFTFYEGINVVLDDINYPNGLVPTIVGAAEAFGNWNPESSNAKMECVEGTVFKYVYDVLRPGETLEFAIILNPQNASDWDYKISDGLNNLKFTNSSDEAKDISIYFDASKGYGKDSVTDTLPQKPLPTEKPKLNSSTPQDGETNVLPTTKQIDFKFNKNVSVEDDGKIVISPEVPFTTSMVNNNTLRISLKEFLKVKTSYTITVGEGSIKDEIGNVNDEEKLSFTTADELIETPKVNGDGTVTFKAKYDGDELYIVGSLNGWDNTGIPMAKNGEGMFEKTIPLAPGIYEYKFNTVSGEWKNDFIDPLNPNMSNGNSMLVVPGLTSSIPSEAPLGDTITLEAEFLNEDGNKQKVSPVWTLKEAINNVSIEGDVLKIGTDATPNTKITIVGTYEGYKIERAITILENMYTYTIHYFRYDDKSLDWDMWIWSEGKNGEAYKFKNELDEEGFAVGIVKYTEPKISIITRLGENWTAQEEEREIEIPKGEDSTEVWIVQGDKTVYTSRPDTSKRVMSALADSKTKIVCSTTHAIEGNTINATLEDSQGNTIPVTTKKLTDKLFEVTTKKDIDVTEAYEIFIEGFNSSKVTMRDVLNDSEFVYKGNDLGLSYNRNTSTFKVWAPTAKQVSVALYNEAGTYNNAGIVTDHTDGDETEMTKVSAGVWEITIPQDLESKYYMYKVEFADGTVNYAIDPYAKAVSANGQRGAVIDLNKTNPSGFDPMDKPFMINSTDAVLYELHVRDFSIGENSGMVNKGKFKAFTETGTKYNGVKTGVDHLKELGVTHVHLLPAYDFKTVNELTVDDESSKNPKFNWGYDPQNYNVPEGSYSTDPTNPEARVKEFKEMVQTLHDNGIRVIMDVVYNHTFEIEEGPFDKIVPGYYYRTDNYGKFTNGSGCGNEVASERPMVRKFIKDSVRYWSEEYGVDGYRFDLMGLIDIDTMEQITTELHNEIDSTLLIYGEPWTAGGSPLAAELQTLKGSQKDKNFAVFNDNLRNAVRSASGNGNGKDPGFATGATGQEDRVVQGIKGAIDDFTNAPTESINYVAAHDNLNIWDKVMADMNKALKPETTTNPHAIITESNPLENEAVRRSLLSNGIVFTSQGIPFIHAGDEMLRSKYGDHNSYKSSDEINKIRWELKTEYEKVFDYYQGLIELRKNHPAFKMTTKEAINNNLQIIHANGNVIVFKLKNFANGDPWKNIVVIYNANKTKQVVNLPNDSSVWNIVVDETAAGVETIGVVNGNAVEVAPLSMMVLYDIADDYEPVATTIEIEEDAIGLEAGSTKTITAVVKDQKGRIMQNQNITWISSDESVATVTNGRIQAISEGKAIITGISGELQDTVEVNVGKLNPMQITLTGQEAVYETTSIQLKAEVFDQYNQKILSPTITWTSSDANIATVDTTGKVLGVKPGRVIITAKSGNVEAEKEIVVKKYEQRAIELKYVREDGKYEDWNLWVWGTGTEDVDQVDFTEINSDYAKTTIKVAPGVTSVGFIVRKGTDWDTAKQDIQDDRYITLHPEQVITKVTVRSMVKELLVVPYVSGPVLRDGDITFYYRDEELYKEDKLDTIEKVEVVINGIAYEMIYDKQNEYFKYTIKNAEEGIYEYLFRIIKDGETIEISDPKNTDDTGKSIIEIVKLDLDIKVAVEPKVIDYNQNAVLTLDIKNTKTGEDVKAKEIHVDLSTIGGSNKVEIPTELNAVTIAVSQKVAAGVKTLPIEILDEYGIVHRTSTNVEVKTRAKTKKADFDWDEAVIYFMLTDRFNDGDKSNNDPYGIGDYDLDAPGAYHGGDFKGVTQKLDYLKQLGVNTIWITPIVENIKHDVRFYQDPHITPFYGYHGYWASNFERLNPHLGTVEEFHNLIDAANEKGIKIMVDVVINHAGYGLRVVEEDSDSVIGYPTDEDRDRFKGMFRENPVDGDDITGELSGLPDFITEDPEVRDQVISWQVAWVDEIARTSKGNTIDYFRVDTVKHVQNEMLVAFKNALTKVKPDFKMIGESYGATPGNDLGHLSNGKMDSLLDFDFKYKAADFVNGNIDGVESYLENRNQVIGNDYMFGQFLGSHDEDGFLTRVGNDKNKLKIAASLQATSKGQPVIYYGEELGLGGKSNYPYYDNRYDMPWDEVEGNDVLSHYRKIFSARQKYLDIFAKGNRTKLAGSNADGYLVFERKHKNESVLVGLNLGDAKGLELSVPFAKGEEIEETYGGKKYTVGEEGTVVITLPSMEDGGTFILGKIKKEEPSKPEEPGDGGSGSSGGSSGGSPSKPKDKIVDKVKDLEDLKDLDKVTSEQANKILDKILDKEVKVNKKQAEYISNILNQVGQLTPKVEEKGGKKVVKADKEDLKKAIEDANKALEKVINSIKDINSKEIETLIKENIAITINIENIDKKDTIEVMIPADIMAELKEKAIALQIKTPSGDIVLPAGAISSNILINAKDILINREPTKDIDILKQKLASKNKGLISYGIPFDFEALAIDTNGNKTKIKQFNYKVKVRIPMDKKDLDSIKDKRKAGVYYIGDNANVEFKGGKFEENAIIFETDHFSTYMVMEYNKTFTDIQNHWAKEVIEVLAARHITGGITENLFAPDQLVTRGQMVTFIGRALGINPNKEYQNPFSDLKEDAYYYGYALALRDAEIVGGYSDGTFRPDEAINREQMFTMIMAAYKYLTQINLNDISGYEEADFADMDKVSSWARESIKAGRALDIVGGVGDNKVDPKGKATRAAVAKMIVKLVELTN